A section of the Mastomys coucha isolate ucsf_1 unplaced genomic scaffold, UCSF_Mcou_1 pScaffold15, whole genome shotgun sequence genome encodes:
- the Bpifa2 gene encoding BPI fold-containing family A member 2 produces MFQLGSLVVLCGLLIGTSESLLGELGKAVNDLNVLPLASGDVTQNLNLDVGSLQQATNWPSAKDNILETLNRADLGNSKSFTSWGGLLLRVNKFRVLDIQAGLSSNGKDVDLKLPLALDITVVLPGFGNTVDFAVSLDLINSVTVKNNAMSGLPEVAIGKCSSNTDKISISLLGRRFGLINSLLDRVSALLTNAVSLLLQNILCPALQYILSVLNANVIQGLLSNLLSGPLPLSV; encoded by the exons ATGTTCCAACTTGGGAGCCTTGTTGTCTTGTGTGGCCTGCTCATTGGGACCTCAGAGTCACTTCTTGGTGAACTTGGCAAAGCTGTGAATGATTTGAATGTTCTGCCTCTTGCCTCTGGAG ATGTCACGCAGAACTTGAATCTGGATGTGGGGTCACTTCAGCAAGCCACAAATTGGCCATCAGCCAAGGACAACATTCTAGAAACGTTGAACAGAGCGGACCTTGGCAATTCAAAAAGCTTTACATCTTGGGGTGGTTTATT GTTGAGAGTCAACAAATTCAGAGTCCTGGATATTCAAGCTGGTCTATCTTCCAATGGCAAAGATGTCGACCTGAAGCTGCCTCTGGCTCTGGACATCACCGTGGTTCT GCCTGGCTTTGGCAATACGGTCGACTTTGCTGTTTCCTTGGACCTCATAAATTCAGTCACTGTTAAAAACAATGCCATGTCTGGCCTTCCCGAGGTGGCCATAGGAAAATGCTCCAGTAACACAGATAAAATCTCCATTTCCTTGTTGGGCAG ACGATTTGGCCTCATCAACAGTCTTCTGGATCGTGTGTCTGCCCTCCTTACAAATGCAGTGTCACTTCTCCTGCAAAACATC CTATGTCCAGCGCTCCAGTACATCCTCAGCGTCCTGAATGCAAATGTTATTCAGGGTCTCCTCT CTAATCTACTGTCAGGACCATTACCACTTTCCGTCTga